The following proteins are co-located in the Shouchella hunanensis genome:
- the whiA gene encoding DNA-binding protein WhiA, with the protein MSFAASAKKELTQLDVQSCCARAELSALIRMNGSLSLANQQISLDVTTENAAIARRMYTLIKRLYPHIHIELLVRKKMRLKKNNVYLVRITKEARELLGDLHILKEPFEFIRTISPSIVQNACCKRAYLRGAFLAGGSINHPETSSYHLEIFSLYEEHNQAVCELMNEFSLSAKTLERKKGFITYLKESEKITEFLNIIGAHQALLYFEDVRILKDMRNSVNRLVNCETANLNKTVGAALRQVENIRFIEKEIGLDQLPPKLQEIAKLRVTHQDVTLKELGEMVEGGKVSKSGVNHRLRKIDEFADKLRNGTYNQK; encoded by the coding sequence GTGTCTTTTGCAGCAAGCGCCAAAAAGGAGTTAACACAGCTTGACGTGCAGTCCTGCTGTGCTAGAGCTGAACTTTCTGCGTTGATTCGCATGAATGGCTCGTTATCGTTAGCAAATCAGCAGATCAGCCTAGATGTTACAACGGAAAATGCAGCAATCGCAAGAAGGATGTATACATTAATCAAACGATTGTATCCTCATATACACATTGAATTACTTGTCAGAAAAAAAATGAGGCTAAAGAAAAACAATGTTTATCTTGTACGTATTACAAAAGAAGCGCGAGAACTTTTAGGGGACTTACACATTTTAAAAGAACCATTTGAATTTATACGTACAATTTCCCCCTCTATTGTGCAAAATGCGTGTTGTAAACGAGCCTATTTAAGAGGGGCGTTTTTGGCAGGGGGGTCCATTAACCATCCTGAAACCTCTTCTTATCATCTTGAGATATTCTCTCTCTATGAAGAGCACAATCAAGCAGTATGTGAATTAATGAACGAATTTTCCTTATCAGCCAAGACACTTGAGAGGAAAAAAGGGTTTATTACGTATCTAAAGGAAAGCGAGAAAATTACGGAATTCCTGAACATCATTGGTGCACATCAAGCTTTGCTTTATTTTGAAGACGTACGCATCTTAAAAGATATGCGAAACTCAGTGAATCGACTTGTAAATTGCGAAACAGCAAACTTGAATAAAACGGTTGGTGCTGCCCTTCGCCAGGTCGAAAATATTCGCTTCATTGAAAAAGAAATTGGTTTGGATCAGCTTCCACCCAAATTACAAGAAATTGCAAAGCTACGAGTGACCCACCAAGATGTAACATTAAAGGAACTTGGTGAAATGGTTGAGGGTGGTAAGGTGAGCAAGTCTGGAGTCAATCATCGTTTGCGAAAAATTGATGAATTTGCAGACAAGCTTAGAAACGGTACGTATAATCAGAAATAA
- a CDS encoding gluconeogenesis factor YvcK family protein gives MRKKVVVIGGGTGLSVILKGLKTYPVDITAIVTVADDGGSSGILRKELDIPPPGDVRNVLVALAEVEPLVEELFQHRFASGDGLNGHSLGNLLLAGMTSITGDFQKGIATLSRVLNVRGSVLPAANKSIILHAEMEDGTHVSGESKIPLAEKKIKRVYLTPKDISPLSETLHALKTADLIVLGPGSLYTSILPNLLVPGIVEAIMTSKAKRAYICNVMTQAGETDHYAVSDHVQAILTHCQSQIVQHVLVNHQQLTETALSRYRMEKAEQVVIDETKLKELGVSVIKDQFVVESDYKLRHDAKRVSEALLSLLDIEK, from the coding sequence ATGAGAAAAAAAGTTGTCGTAATTGGCGGCGGAACAGGACTATCTGTCATCTTAAAAGGATTAAAGACATACCCTGTCGATATTACAGCCATTGTAACTGTTGCCGATGACGGTGGAAGTTCTGGTATTTTAAGAAAAGAATTAGATATTCCACCTCCGGGAGATGTTCGAAATGTTTTGGTCGCACTGGCAGAAGTGGAACCGTTAGTGGAAGAGTTATTTCAACATCGATTCGCGAGTGGCGACGGATTAAATGGCCACTCCCTTGGAAACTTATTGTTGGCAGGAATGACGTCTATCACTGGTGACTTTCAGAAAGGGATCGCTACATTGAGTCGAGTCTTAAATGTTCGGGGAAGTGTATTACCTGCGGCGAATAAAAGCATTATTTTACATGCTGAAATGGAAGACGGTACTCATGTGAGTGGTGAATCAAAAATTCCCCTTGCAGAAAAGAAAATTAAGCGTGTTTATTTAACACCAAAGGACATCTCTCCATTATCAGAGACGTTACATGCATTAAAAACAGCAGACTTAATTGTTTTAGGACCTGGTTCTCTTTATACGAGTATTTTGCCGAATTTGTTAGTACCTGGTATTGTTGAAGCCATTATGACTTCGAAGGCAAAAAGAGCTTATATTTGTAATGTCATGACGCAAGCTGGAGAAACGGATCATTATGCGGTCTCGGATCATGTTCAAGCCATTCTTACCCATTGTCAAAGCCAAATTGTGCAACATGTGTTAGTCAATCATCAGCAGTTGACAGAAACGGCACTTTCCCGTTATCGCATGGAGAAAGCTGAGCAAGTCGTCATTGACGAGACGAAGTTAAAAGAATTAGGAGTTTCGGTTATAAAAGATCAGTTTGTGGTAGAATCAGATTATAAGCTTAGGCACGATGCAAAGAGAGTGTCTGAAGCATTATTGAGTTTATTGGATATAGAAAAATAA
- the rpoN gene encoding RNA polymerase factor sigma-54 produces the protein MELGLFQKQTISLIMTHELRQAIHLLQYSTLDVRSYLEELALENPLLELKKTNQKDNHPKLINRKSDEKHKALENTPNVNGTLKEYVRQQLVDLSLTTRQKKRLAFLIESLNEDGYFPESLAFYCDWLECSEEELQEGIQILQSLEPAGVGAFSLAECLYLQVIRQGLDHPVTKAIILNDLEKLAARKWKELSKTYRVAMLDIQEIYDVIRTLQPRPGISFYTEPTVYIEPDVHFTLFNGEILVSTSSTIVPTIEVNNEYKELLQLDQQTRRYCNEKEQQIEWLLTSLKQREKTILQVAEVISYIQAPYFMSKQGQLQPMTLQMIATELDIHESTVSRATANKYAQTPRGLIELKSLFSARASAINESISNSSVKSLLKQMIEIENKEKPLSDQQIVELLKTNEGISLSRRVIAKYRDELGILSSVKRKRYDDHERIG, from the coding sequence ATGGAGCTAGGTCTTTTTCAAAAACAAACAATAAGCTTAATCATGACCCATGAACTGCGGCAAGCCATCCACTTATTACAATATTCAACGTTAGATGTTCGCTCTTATTTAGAGGAATTAGCATTAGAAAATCCATTATTAGAGTTGAAGAAAACGAATCAGAAAGACAATCATCCTAAACTAATTAACAGGAAAAGTGATGAAAAACATAAAGCATTAGAAAATACACCGAATGTAAACGGTACGTTAAAAGAGTATGTGAGACAACAGCTTGTTGATCTGTCGCTAACAACCAGACAAAAAAAGCGACTTGCTTTTTTGATTGAAAGCTTGAATGAAGATGGTTATTTCCCGGAATCGCTCGCTTTTTATTGTGACTGGTTAGAGTGTTCAGAAGAAGAACTGCAAGAGGGAATTCAAATACTACAATCATTAGAGCCCGCTGGGGTAGGAGCCTTTTCATTAGCGGAGTGCTTATATTTGCAAGTGATAAGACAGGGGCTAGATCATCCAGTCACTAAAGCCATTATACTGAACGACTTAGAGAAGCTAGCAGCGAGAAAGTGGAAAGAGCTGTCTAAAACGTATCGAGTTGCAATGCTTGATATTCAGGAAATTTATGATGTGATCCGAACGCTCCAACCTCGGCCAGGAATATCGTTTTATACTGAACCGACTGTTTATATAGAACCTGACGTTCACTTTACACTATTTAATGGTGAAATTCTTGTGTCAACAAGTTCAACGATTGTGCCAACTATTGAAGTAAATAACGAATACAAAGAGCTTCTCCAGCTTGATCAACAAACACGACGTTATTGTAATGAGAAAGAACAACAAATCGAATGGTTATTAACGAGTTTGAAACAACGAGAGAAGACAATCTTGCAAGTAGCCGAAGTCATTAGTTACATTCAAGCGCCTTATTTTATGTCGAAGCAAGGCCAGCTACAGCCAATGACCTTACAAATGATTGCTACTGAGCTTGATATTCATGAATCAACTGTAAGTCGAGCAACGGCAAATAAATATGCACAGACTCCACGTGGTTTAATTGAATTAAAATCATTATTTTCTGCACGTGCTTCAGCGATAAATGAAAGCATTTCGAATTCATCTGTAAAGTCTTTGCTCAAACAAATGATTGAAATAGAGAACAAAGAAAAGCCATTGTCTGATCAACAAATTGTTGAATTGCTAAAAACCAATGAAGGGATTTCGCTTTCGAGAAGGGTAATAGCAAAATATCGGGATGAACTTGGCATTTTATCGTCTGTGAAACGAAAGCGATACGACGATCACGAAAGGATTGGCTAA
- the rapZ gene encoding RNase adapter RapZ, with translation MKSADVEVVVITGMSGAGKTVAVQSFEDLGYYCVDNLPPALLPKFIELIEGGVDKVTKVALVMDLRGQSFFDEFFRAIDSLREEPAERIHIQILYLDAKDAKLVQRYKETRRTHPLAKSGLPLEGIKKERELLEEMKGRAQQIIDTTELKPVQLRSKIMERFSSNVSEAFTVHFVSFGFKYGIPIDADVVFDVRFLPNPHYLDELRPKTGLQSEVSSYVLKWKETKQFLDKLTDLFDFTLPHYKREGKSQVVIGIGCTGGQHRSVTLAEYLADYYNPHYNVYASHRDIDKRKANSL, from the coding sequence TTGAAAAGTGCAGATGTAGAAGTTGTCGTTATAACAGGAATGTCTGGTGCTGGGAAAACGGTAGCTGTGCAAAGCTTTGAAGATTTAGGCTATTATTGCGTTGATAACCTTCCTCCGGCACTGTTGCCTAAGTTTATTGAGCTAATTGAAGGCGGCGTTGATAAAGTGACAAAAGTCGCTTTAGTGATGGATTTAAGAGGACAATCGTTCTTTGATGAATTCTTTCGAGCGATTGATTCCCTTCGCGAGGAACCGGCAGAACGAATTCATATTCAAATTTTGTACTTAGATGCCAAAGATGCAAAGCTTGTACAGCGTTATAAAGAGACAAGGCGGACTCACCCGCTAGCTAAGAGTGGATTGCCGTTAGAAGGGATTAAGAAAGAGCGCGAACTTCTTGAAGAAATGAAAGGAAGAGCGCAGCAAATTATCGATACGACAGAATTAAAGCCTGTTCAACTACGTTCGAAAATAATGGAGCGCTTTTCTTCTAATGTTAGTGAGGCATTTACGGTTCACTTTGTCTCGTTTGGTTTCAAATATGGGATTCCGATTGATGCAGATGTCGTGTTTGATGTTCGGTTTTTACCTAACCCTCACTATTTAGATGAGCTTCGGCCAAAAACCGGTCTTCAATCAGAAGTTTCATCTTACGTATTAAAGTGGAAAGAAACGAAGCAATTTTTAGATAAATTAACGGATTTGTTCGACTTTACGCTACCGCACTACAAACGAGAAGGGAAAAGTCAGGTTGTTATAGGGATAGGATGCACAGGGGGTCAGCATCGTTCGGTGACACTTGCAGAATATTTAGCAGACTATTACAACCCACACTATAATGTCTATGCATCTCATCGAGACATCGATAAGAGGAAGGCTAACTCCTTATGA
- a CDS encoding HPr family phosphocarrier protein has product MAQKEVTIELKTGLQARPAALFVQEANRFAADVYIVKDHSKVNAKSIMGLMSLALGKGTVITIVTEGHDEDEALDALVEYVQNED; this is encoded by the coding sequence ATGGCGCAAAAAGAAGTAACAATTGAGTTGAAAACGGGCTTGCAAGCACGTCCAGCAGCACTTTTTGTACAAGAGGCAAATCGCTTTGCAGCAGATGTTTATATTGTCAAAGATCATTCTAAAGTTAATGCAAAAAGCATTATGGGGTTAATGAGTCTTGCTCTTGGAAAGGGAACCGTTATTACCATTGTAACGGAAGGGCATGATGAAGACGAAGCGTTAGATGCTCTTGTTGAGTATGTTCAGAACGAAGATTGA
- a CDS encoding DUF4870 domain-containing protein gives MRDNDIIDYREEKEPDGKVAVTLLYVLSFFAPILAPLLIWLLLKRESDFVDFHGKQYFNFFLSYTIYSLIGSILIFVVIGFIIVPIVWLLGIIFTIVAAVKSYYGEYYVIPLSIQFFKP, from the coding sequence ATGCGTGATAACGATATTATTGATTATCGAGAAGAGAAAGAGCCGGATGGAAAAGTGGCGGTTACGTTACTTTATGTCTTGAGTTTTTTTGCACCGATACTTGCGCCATTACTTATATGGCTCTTGTTAAAAAGAGAATCGGACTTTGTTGACTTTCACGGCAAACAATATTTTAACTTCTTTCTTTCGTACACGATCTATTCACTTATCGGTAGTATTCTCATTTTCGTAGTAATTGGCTTTATCATTGTACCAATCGTTTGGTTATTGGGAATTATATTTACCATCGTTGCTGCAGTTAAGAGTTACTATGGTGAATACTATGTCATACCGCTAAGCATTCAATTCTTCAAACCATAA